A region of the Chlamydia buteonis genome:
AAAAAGTCATGCGTATGTATAAAAACGCACGAGGAGAAAATGTCTCTTGTTTGACAACCTACCACCCCAACGGACAGTTAAAACAGTATCTCGAGTGCGTGAATAACCGTGCGTGTGGACGTTACCGAGAATGGCATAGTAATGGAAAAATCAAAATCCAAGCAGAAGTCATAGGAGGAATTGCAGATCTTCATCCTTCAGCAGAATCAGGATGGTTATTCCATGGAACGACTCTAGCACACAATGACGAAGGCATACTGGAAGCTGCTATTAATTATGATAAGGGTTTACTCCAAGGAACCTCATATTACTACCATTCTAATGGTCAGGTCTGGAAAGAGTGCTCTTATCATAAAGGCCGCGCTCATGGTGATTTCCTCACGTATACATCTGAAGGATTCCTACTAAAAAAGCAGACATATCAAGATGGAGAAAAGCACAGCATATCCATACGCTATGAAGAACGTTCTAACACTGTGCTCTCTGAAGAAGAATACGATAATGGTCTATTGTTAAAAGGCTATTACCTAGATCCTGAAACTCATCAAATATTTTCTGAAATCACCAACGGCAACGGAACGCAAGCTATCTATGGCAAACACTCTATTGTAGAAACACGGGTGTTCGTCCGTGGGGAGCCTCATGGAAACGTGACTGTATTCGATGGTCTCGGCAATCAAATTCTTCAAACATACACATTATCTGAAGGCGTAAAACATGGTGAAGAGCTATTTTTCTATCCCGATTCTGGAAAATCTAAACTCCTTTTAACATGGAATCACGGCATTTTACAAGGCCCCGTAAAGACCTGGTATCCGAATGGATCTCTAGAAAGCTGTAAAGAATTGATAAATAATAAAAAATCAGGTCTATTAACGTTGTATTATCCTGAGGGGCAGATCATGGCTACCGAAGAATATGACAACGAGTTGCTTGTAAAAGGCGAATATTTCCGCCCCGGAGATCGACACCCCTATTCTAAGATAGATAAAGGTTGTGGCACAGCAGTATTGTTCACATCTTCAGGAACGATTACTAAAAAAATCCCTTATCAAGATGGCAAACCATTAATTAATTAATTAGCTATGGATACTTCCGTAACTACTGACAAAAAAAAACAACGAAAATTTTTTTCTTCACTACGACAATCTATACAAGAACCTAGGTTATCACAAGCCTCTCAAGCAATGGCTTCTTTTGTTCGTCTACTACCTAAAGGAAGTTGTGTCCTTTCCTTTGTCCCTTTTCGATCAGAAGTTAACATAAATTTAGCCAATCAGATTCTGATCGAACAATTCTCCCTAGCACTACCTAAAATAGATAATCATGAACTGACGCCCGTCCAGGTTTCTTCACTCAACAATCTCTCAAAGATAGTACACCCCTTGCGTCTCGCTGAGTTCAATTTAA
Encoded here:
- a CDS encoding toxin-antitoxin system YwqK family antitoxin, producing MVVRKFLCLFLLCCACMTPGYASGTYEKLTLTGINIIDRNGLSETICSKEKLKKYSKVDFLSPQPYQKVMRMYKNARGENVSCLTTYHPNGQLKQYLECVNNRACGRYREWHSNGKIKIQAEVIGGIADLHPSAESGWLFHGTTLAHNDEGILEAAINYDKGLLQGTSYYYHSNGQVWKECSYHKGRAHGDFLTYTSEGFLLKKQTYQDGEKHSISIRYEERSNTVLSEEEYDNGLLLKGYYLDPETHQIFSEITNGNGTQAIYGKHSIVETRVFVRGEPHGNVTVFDGLGNQILQTYTLSEGVKHGEELFFYPDSGKSKLLLTWNHGILQGPVKTWYPNGSLESCKELINNKKSGLLTLYYPEGQIMATEEYDNELLVKGEYFRPGDRHPYSKIDKGCGTAVLFTSSGTITKKIPYQDGKPLIN
- a CDS encoding 5-formyltetrahydrofolate cyclo-ligase, encoding MDTSVTTDKKKQRKFFSSLRQSIQEPRLSQASQAMASFVRLLPKGSCVLSFVPFRSEVNINLANQILIEQFSLALPKIDNHELTPVQVSSLNNLSKIVHPLRLAEFNLKYISPQDITHVLVPALAFDNDNYRLGYGGGFYDRWLAKHPHLISIGLGFREQKTTILSRESHDIPLSQVFLA